From a single Entelurus aequoreus isolate RoL-2023_Sb linkage group LG12, RoL_Eaeq_v1.1, whole genome shotgun sequence genomic region:
- the coro1b gene encoding LOW QUALITY PROTEIN: coronin-1B (The sequence of the model RefSeq protein was modified relative to this genomic sequence to represent the inferred CDS: inserted 1 base in 1 codon; deleted 1 base in 1 codon) produces MSFRRGVVRQSKFRHVFAQAWKAEHCIDDVRVSRVTWDSPLCAVNPKFVAVIVEAGGGGAFLVVPIGKSGRIDQSCPMVCGHAAPVLDIQWSPHDDNIIASASEDCTVKVWQIPDGGLMAPMTEAIVTLEGHSKRVGILAWHPTAFNILLTAGCDNVMLVWNVGTGELVYQLTDAHPDLIYSVSWNKNGSAVCTVCKDKALRVIDPRRGTVLKVKEKVHDGTRPMRAVFLSDGKILTTGFSRMSERQLALWDMKDLSEPMAVQEMDTSNGVLLPFYDPDTNMVYLLGKGDCTIRYFEVTEESPYVHFLSLYSSKEPQRGAGYLSKRGVDVNKCEIARFYKLHERKVEPISMTVPRKSDLFQGDLYPDTAGLEPALXADEWISGQDAPPILVTLSGGYAARRPSTRDTIRTKPKLISQDSGTGAAPPPSSTPPAKEVEEEEARVTARETTGNIDRSKREDDVLSELLSEMKALRAVVLAQSQRIELLERQLARIEDGDV; encoded by the exons atgtcGTTCCGGCGAGGCGTGGTCCGGCAGAGCAAGTTCCGCCACGTGTTCGCTCAGGCGTGGAAAGCCGAACATTGCATCGACGACGTACGTGTGTCTCGCGTCACGTGGGACAGCCCGCTGTGCGCTGTCAACCCCAAATTCGTCGCCGTCATTGTGGAAGCGGGTGGAGGCGGAGCCTTCCTTGTCGTCCCTATCGGCAAG AGCGGCAGGATCGATCAGTCCTGTCCAATGGTGTGTGGACATGCTGCGCCTGTGTTAGACATCCAGTGGTCTCCTCATGATGATAATATCATAGCAAGTGCCTCAGAGGACTGCACCGTGAAG GTGTGGCAGATCCCTGACGGAGGCCTGATGGCACCCATGACCGAGGCTATCGTCACCCTTGAGGGGCACAGTAAAAGGGTGGGCATTCTGGCGTGGCACCCCACAGCCTTCAACATCCTCTTAACCGCAG GCTGTGACAATGTGATGCTGGTGTGGAACGTGGGCACAGGTGAGCTGGTGTACCAGCTGACCGACGCCCACCCGGACCTGATCTACAGCGTGAGCTGGAACAAGAACGGGAGCGCCGTGTGCACTGTGTGCAAAGACAAGGCCTTACGTGTCATCGACCCCCGCAGGGGCACTGTCCTCAAA GTGAAAGAGAAGGTCCATGATGGCACCAGACCTATGAGAGCTGTGTTCCTCTCTGATGGAAAGATTTTGACCACGGGATTCAGCCGTATGAGTGAGAGACAGCTTGCACTATGGGATATG AAAGATCTCTCAGAGCCAATGGCCGTACAAGAAATGGATACGAGCAATGGTGTACTTCTACCTTTTTATGATCCAGACACCAACATGGTTTACCTGTTGGGAAAG GGCGACTGCACCATCCGCTACTTTGAGGTGACGGAAGAGTCACCCTATGTTCACTTCCTCAGTCTGTACAGCAGCAAGGAGCCCCAGAGGGGGGCAGGCTACCTCAGTAAGAGAGGTGTGGATGTCAACAAGTGTGAAATTGCAAG GTTCTATAAACTGCATGAAAGGAAGGTTGAACCCATTTCCATGACCGTACCAAGAAAG TCTGATCTGTTCCAAGGAGACCTTTACCCGGACACGGCCGGCTTAGAACCAGCAC CTGCAGATGAgtggatatctggtcaggacgcaCCCCCAATCTTGGTCACCCTGAGCGGAGGCTATGCGGCGCGACGTCCAAGCACAAGAGATACTATCAGGACAAAGCCCAAACTCATCTCGCAG GACTCTGGCACCGGAGCTGCACCCCCTCCAAGCTCTACGCCGCCCGCCAAAGAAGTCGAAGAGGAAGAGGCACGCGTCACCGCCAGAGAGACGACCGGGAACATTGACAGGTCTAAGAGAGAG